In the genome of Falsirhodobacter halotolerans, one region contains:
- a CDS encoding COG4223 family protein produces MANEDTRPETSDPSKASDPKDKVPAAAAGGDAKAGAPPDLTSDPVADAPSTTPAPAASDDPMGQDAPGPKPSVPPTLTHSAEPHAEAHERPPVFLPLMLGGIVAAVIGFGLARYIPGGWPIQDTSALRTEIQRQAQEITSLRDRVDALTMPDLAPLEERLTALEGGQGRIDDLQAQIEELRNRAPTASAEIPPDLQAAIDDTQRQLADARSEAERLRNEAESAGRANIVAAALSRIAGAVDGGMPFGSAVSDLRNAGKDVPSALSDVANSGVPTLAALEDSFPDAARAAIDASLKADGGAGWADRAGAFLRAQTGARSLTPREGNAPDAILSRAEAALRSGDLQGALREIGTLPLEGQSAMSDWRAKAEQRIAAQDALSGLASSGGAN; encoded by the coding sequence ATGGCAAACGAGGATACGCGCCCCGAGACGTCCGATCCGTCCAAGGCGTCCGACCCCAAGGACAAGGTGCCTGCGGCGGCCGCAGGGGGCGATGCCAAGGCCGGTGCGCCCCCCGACCTGACCTCGGACCCGGTGGCGGACGCGCCCTCGACCACGCCCGCCCCTGCGGCGTCCGATGACCCGATGGGCCAGGACGCGCCGGGGCCCAAGCCCTCCGTGCCGCCCACGCTGACCCATTCCGCCGAACCCCATGCCGAGGCGCATGAACGCCCCCCCGTCTTTCTGCCCCTGATGCTGGGCGGGATCGTGGCGGCGGTGATCGGCTTCGGTCTTGCGCGCTACATCCCCGGCGGCTGGCCCATTCAGGACACATCCGCCCTGCGGACCGAGATCCAGCGTCAGGCGCAGGAGATCACCTCGCTGCGCGACAGGGTCGACGCGCTGACCATGCCCGACCTCGCCCCGCTGGAGGAACGTCTGACCGCGCTGGAAGGCGGGCAGGGCCGCATCGACGATCTGCAGGCCCAGATCGAGGAGTTGCGCAACCGCGCCCCCACCGCCAGCGCCGAAATCCCGCCCGACCTTCAGGCCGCGATCGACGACACGCAGCGCCAGTTGGCCGACGCCCGGTCCGAGGCCGAACGCCTGCGCAACGAGGCCGAAAGCGCGGGCCGCGCGAATATCGTCGCGGCCGCCTTGTCGCGCATCGCGGGTGCGGTGGACGGCGGTATGCCCTTCGGGTCGGCCGTCAGCGACCTGCGCAACGCCGGGAAGGACGTGCCCTCCGCCCTGTCGGATGTCGCAAATTCGGGGGTGCCGACGCTGGCGGCGCTTGAGGACTCGTTCCCCGACGCGGCGCGCGCGGCGATCGACGCCTCGCTTAAGGCGGACGGGGGCGCGGGCTGGGCCGACCGGGCGGGCGCGTTCCTGCGCGCGCAGACCGGCGCGCGGTCCCTGACCCCGCGCGAAGGCAACGCCCCCGACGCCATCCTGTCGCGCGCCGAGGCCGCCTTGCGGTCCGGCGATCTGCAAGGGGCCCTGCGCGAGATCGGGACCCTGCCGCTGGAAGGCCAGTCGGCCATGTCCGACTGGCGGGCCAAGGCCGAACAGCGCATCGCCGCGCAGGACGCGCTGAGCGGTCTCGCCTCCTCCGGGGGGGCGAACTGA
- a CDS encoding uroporphyrinogen-III synthase, producing MPRQSRAPILLIRPEPQNAAFAARLAAPVVRAPLFDMRRLTPDLPPAAAVVFTSANAIVPPAVAPRAWCVGDRTADAARRAGYDAISAQGDAEALVAAILASNERGPLLHLRGRDSRGDVARRLTDAGVPTVERVIYDMQPRPLSPEGQALLDGAAPVIVPLFSPAAAGRFAAVAAGARAPLCLPCLSPAVARAAPPGLVRVCPRPDAAAMLEAILAMRALETSGR from the coding sequence ATGCCCCGGCAATCCCGCGCCCCCATCCTTCTGATCCGGCCCGAACCGCAGAACGCGGCCTTTGCGGCGCGCCTGGCGGCGCCGGTGGTGCGCGCGCCCCTGTTCGACATGCGTCGCCTGACGCCCGACCTGCCCCCGGCGGCGGCGGTCGTCTTCACGTCCGCCAATGCCATCGTCCCGCCCGCCGTGGCCCCCCGCGCCTGGTGCGTGGGCGACCGGACGGCGGATGCGGCGCGGCGGGCGGGATACGACGCCATCTCGGCCCAAGGCGATGCGGAGGCGTTGGTGGCGGCGATCCTTGCGTCGAACGAACGGGGGCCGCTGCTGCACCTGCGCGGGCGGGACAGTCGGGGCGACGTGGCCCGCCGCCTGACGGATGCGGGCGTCCCGACCGTCGAACGGGTGATCTACGACATGCAGCCCCGGCCCCTTTCACCCGAAGGGCAGGCCCTTCTGGATGGCGCGGCGCCGGTGATCGTGCCCCTGTTCTCGCCCGCCGCCGCGGGCCGGTTCGCGGCGGTGGCGGCGGGGGCCCGCGCGCCGTTGTGCCTGCCCTGCCTCAGCCCCGCCGTCGCAAGGGCGGCCCCGCCGGGCCTTGTGCGGGTCTGCCCCCGCCCGGACGCCGCCGCCATGCTGGAGGCAATCCTTGCGATGCGGGCACTTGAGACATCGGGGCGGTAG
- a CDS encoding DUF1800 domain-containing protein, with product MPSLPFSDMAALRFGHGLSPRHAAPADAAAMLLALDGPDAMRDRWPMIAEGQGADLRERFIKTRQARRTGGEAARRAHLAVRNEVNALTQRSVVARFGRILDAPDTFRERLHQFWADHFTTSGADPSHRATQLEHVDLAIRPHITGRFADLLLAADTHRMMLMYLDQSASRGPNSPQAKRRGGGVNENLAREAIELHTLGVGAAYTQDDVRQLALLLTGMGDDKTATVFRRDWAEPGAETVLGRTYGGPGRIEPPIRQVFVDLARHPDTARHLARKLAVHFVADTPEDDLVEAMAAAYAAHDTALMPVYEVLLTHPAAQGPVGAKARQPFDWLATAMRGLGVDGATLAALRPRDLQRHLILPMTRMGQRWQVPPGPDGWPEGMADWLTPPGLAERIGWAMSTPAHLVDPLPDPRALVEAVVPEAERAVLARLVPRAEQRSDGVALVLASPGFNTR from the coding sequence ATGCCGTCCCTGCCGTTTTCCGACATGGCCGCCCTGCGCTTCGGCCACGGGTTGTCCCCCCGCCACGCGGCGCCTGCGGATGCGGCGGCGATGCTGTTGGCGTTGGACGGCCCCGATGCGATGCGGGACCGTTGGCCCATGATCGCCGAAGGGCAGGGCGCGGACCTGCGGGAACGGTTCATCAAGACCCGTCAGGCTCGCCGCACCGGAGGTGAGGCGGCCCGCCGCGCCCATCTTGCCGTGCGCAACGAGGTGAACGCCCTGACCCAACGCAGCGTCGTCGCGCGATTCGGCCGCATTCTGGACGCGCCCGACACGTTCCGCGAACGGCTGCATCAATTCTGGGCGGATCATTTCACCACATCGGGCGCGGATCCCAGCCATCGCGCCACGCAGTTGGAGCATGTGGATCTGGCCATTCGCCCACATATCACCGGGCGGTTCGCCGATCTGCTTCTGGCGGCGGACACGCATCGGATGATGCTGATGTATCTGGACCAGAGCGCCTCGCGCGGGCCGAACTCGCCCCAGGCCAAACGGCGGGGCGGCGGGGTGAACGAAAATCTGGCGCGCGAGGCGATCGAGTTGCATACGCTGGGCGTCGGGGCGGCCTATACCCAGGACGACGTGCGGCAACTGGCCCTGCTGCTGACGGGGATGGGCGACGACAAGACCGCCACCGTATTCCGCCGCGACTGGGCCGAACCGGGGGCGGAGACGGTTTTGGGCCGCACCTATGGCGGGCCGGGCCGGATCGAACCGCCCATCCGGCAGGTCTTCGTCGATCTGGCTCGCCACCCCGACACGGCGCGGCATCTGGCCCGCAAGCTGGCCGTGCATTTCGTGGCCGACACCCCCGAGGACGATCTGGTGGAGGCGATGGCCGCCGCCTATGCCGCCCATGACACCGCGCTGATGCCGGTTTACGAGGTGCTGCTGACCCATCCCGCCGCGCAGGGGCCGGTGGGTGCCAAGGCACGCCAGCCCTTCGATTGGCTGGCCACGGCCATGCGCGGTCTGGGGGTGGACGGGGCGACGCTGGCTGCGCTGCGCCCCCGCGATCTGCAACGCCATCTCATCCTGCCGATGACCCGCATGGGCCAACGCTGGCAGGTGCCCCCCGGCCCCGACGGCTGGCCCGAAGGGATGGCGGACTGGCTGACGCCGCCCGGTCTGGCCGAACGGATCGGCTGGGCCATGTCCACCCCCGCGCATCTGGTGGACCCGCTGCCCGACCCCCGCGCGCTGGTGGAAGCCGTCGTGCCCGAGGCCGAGCGGGCGGTGCTGGCCCGTCTTGTGCCGCGCGCGGAGCAGCGCAGCGACGGTGTGGCGCTCGTCCTCGCCTCGCCCGGTTTCAACACGCGATAG
- a CDS encoding heme biosynthesis protein HemY gives MIWSLIKILVFIGVIAGLSLSASWMLDNGGGLRLTVSDWEFTLGPVQVLIAAFVLIVLLWVLLKLAGLLVAVLRFLNGDETALTRHFQRNRDRKGREAVSDAYLALASGEPKLALTRAEKARKLLDRSDMTTLLVAQAAEAAGERDKAEEAWKALLAQDRTRFVGIRGLMRQRLEQGDTVTALKLAEKAFALKPKHPETQDVLLKLQAETADWQGARQTLEAKRKQGTLPKAVFQRRDAILALQQARTVIEDDASIEAREAAIEANKLSPDLIPAAVMAARSYIAQGNTRHAARILRKAWEVQPHPDLAAAFAEIAPDETPRQRLQRFGPLTDVRADTPEAMMLKAELAIAAEEFPEARRAIGRLPFDHPTVRSLTIMAAIERGEGAEDAVVRGWLTRALTAPRGPQWCCDKCQTVHAQWTPICDQCGGFDTLSWREPADTAGPSATGTELLPLIVGGPEPRVVNPDPAAVDDPGTHKPAI, from the coding sequence ATGATCTGGTCGCTTATCAAGATCCTTGTTTTCATCGGCGTGATCGCGGGCCTCAGCCTGTCGGCCAGCTGGATGCTGGACAATGGCGGCGGCCTGCGGCTGACCGTGTCGGATTGGGAATTCACGCTGGGCCCGGTGCAGGTGCTGATCGCGGCCTTCGTGCTGATCGTCCTGTTGTGGGTGCTGTTGAAGCTGGCGGGCCTTCTGGTCGCGGTGCTGCGGTTCCTGAACGGGGATGAGACGGCCTTGACCCGCCATTTCCAGCGCAACCGTGACAGAAAGGGGCGCGAGGCGGTGTCGGACGCCTATCTCGCGCTCGCCTCGGGCGAACCGAAGCTGGCGCTGACCCGCGCGGAAAAGGCCCGCAAGCTGCTGGACCGGTCCGACATGACGACCCTTCTGGTGGCGCAGGCGGCCGAGGCGGCGGGCGAGCGCGACAAGGCGGAGGAGGCGTGGAAAGCGCTTCTGGCGCAAGACCGCACGCGGTTCGTCGGCATTCGCGGCCTGATGCGTCAGCGGCTGGAGCAGGGCGACACCGTCACCGCGCTGAAGCTGGCCGAAAAGGCCTTCGCGCTGAAACCCAAGCACCCCGAAACGCAGGACGTCCTGCTGAAGCTGCAGGCCGAAACCGCCGATTGGCAGGGGGCGCGGCAAACGCTGGAGGCCAAGCGCAAGCAGGGGACCCTGCCCAAGGCGGTGTTCCAGCGGCGCGACGCGATCCTGGCCTTGCAGCAGGCGCGGACCGTGATCGAGGACGACGCCTCGATCGAGGCGCGCGAGGCGGCGATCGAGGCCAACAAACTGTCGCCCGACCTCATTCCCGCCGCCGTCATGGCCGCCCGCAGCTATATCGCCCAGGGCAACACCCGCCACGCCGCCCGCATCCTGCGCAAGGCGTGGGAGGTGCAGCCCCATCCCGATCTGGCCGCCGCCTTTGCCGAGATCGCCCCGGACGAGACGCCCCGCCAGCGCCTGCAACGCTTCGGGCCGCTGACCGACGTGCGCGCCGACACGCCCGAGGCGATGATGCTGAAGGCCGAACTGGCCATCGCCGCCGAGGAATTCCCCGAGGCGCGCCGCGCCATCGGTCGCCTGCCCTTCGACCATCCCACCGTCCGTTCGCTGACCATCATGGCCGCGATCGAACGTGGCGAAGGGGCGGAGGATGCCGTGGTGCGCGGCTGGTTGACCCGCGCCCTGACCGCGCCGCGCGGGCCGCAATGGTGCTGCGACAAATGCCAGACGGTCCATGCCCAATGGACGCCGATCTGCGATCAGTGCGGCGGGTTCGACACCCTGTCCTGGCGCGAACCGGCGGACACCGCGGGCCCGTCGGCCACGGGGACCGAACTGCTGCCCCTGATCGTCGGCGGGCCGGAGCCGCGGGTCGTGAACCCCGATCCCGCCGCGGTGGACGATCCTGGGACGCACAAACCCGCAATCTGA